One genomic region from Microcella humidisoli encodes:
- a CDS encoding heavy metal translocating P-type ATPase, with amino-acid sequence MNTTHGTHDQQATLDEHAGHQAHAGHEAHDAHGGHGGHAGHGDHVAQFRRLFWWNLLLALPVVGFSAMFAMILGYELPGIPSIEWVSPVLGTVIFVWGGRPFLTGAVDELKARKPGMMLLIGLAITTAFLSSMGASLGLLSHELDFWWELALLVVIMLLGHWIEMRSLAQTTSALDSLAALLPDEAERVTDGGVETVRPDELGVGDLVIVRPGARVPADGTIADGSASFDESMITGESRTVRREPGDHVVAGTVATDSGVRVSITAVGDDTALAGIRRLVADAQASTSRAQRLADVAAAWLFWFALGAAAITAIVWFSLGMPGDAIIRTITVLVIACPHALGLAIPLVVSIATERAARGGVLVKDRLALERMRTVSAVLFDKTGTLTKGAPSVTAVEAAGPHTEDELLALAAAAETDSEHPLAKAIVRAATERDLSIPTATEFTSSPALGVTAMVDGRTVSVGGPGMLERHGAGELAVADTWRGQGAMILHVLVDDEVVGALALADEVRAESRLAVDALHNLGITVVMITGDAEAVAHSVAAELGIDRVFAGVRPQDKAAKVAELQAEGLSVAMVGDGVNDAPALAAADVGIAIGAGTDVAIGSAGVILASDDPRSVLSVIELSRASYRKMQQNLWWAAGYNLISVPLAAGVLAPIGFILPMSIGALLMSASTVVVALNAQLLRRLDLRPDRVGDVARERSSSST; translated from the coding sequence ATGAACACCACGCATGGCACCCACGACCAGCAGGCAACTCTCGACGAGCACGCCGGTCATCAGGCTCACGCGGGCCACGAGGCTCACGATGCTCACGGCGGTCACGGCGGTCACGCCGGCCACGGCGACCACGTCGCCCAGTTCCGCCGCCTCTTCTGGTGGAACCTCCTGCTCGCCCTCCCCGTCGTCGGCTTCAGCGCGATGTTCGCGATGATCCTGGGCTACGAGTTGCCGGGCATCCCGAGCATCGAATGGGTCTCGCCCGTGCTCGGTACCGTCATCTTCGTATGGGGCGGTCGCCCGTTCCTCACGGGCGCCGTCGACGAGCTGAAGGCCCGCAAGCCCGGCATGATGCTGCTGATCGGCTTGGCCATCACAACGGCGTTCCTCTCGAGCATGGGCGCGAGCCTCGGCCTGCTCTCGCACGAGCTCGACTTCTGGTGGGAACTCGCGCTGCTCGTCGTCATCATGCTGCTCGGCCACTGGATCGAGATGCGGTCGCTCGCCCAGACCACGAGCGCGCTCGACTCGCTCGCGGCCCTGCTGCCCGATGAGGCCGAGCGCGTCACCGACGGCGGGGTCGAGACGGTCCGCCCCGATGAGCTCGGCGTCGGCGACCTCGTCATCGTGCGACCGGGCGCGCGCGTGCCGGCCGACGGAACGATCGCCGACGGCTCGGCCTCCTTCGACGAGTCGATGATCACCGGAGAGTCGCGAACCGTGCGCCGCGAGCCAGGCGACCACGTCGTCGCCGGAACGGTGGCGACCGATTCAGGGGTTCGCGTCTCGATCACGGCCGTTGGCGATGACACGGCGCTCGCGGGCATCCGTCGCCTCGTCGCCGATGCGCAAGCTTCGACCTCGCGCGCGCAGCGCCTCGCCGATGTTGCCGCCGCCTGGCTGTTCTGGTTCGCCCTCGGGGCGGCCGCGATCACGGCGATCGTCTGGTTCTCGCTCGGGATGCCCGGCGACGCGATCATCCGCACCATCACCGTGCTCGTCATCGCGTGCCCCCACGCGCTCGGCCTCGCGATCCCGCTCGTCGTGTCGATCGCCACCGAGCGCGCGGCCCGCGGTGGCGTGCTGGTCAAGGACCGCCTCGCGCTCGAGCGGATGCGCACCGTGAGCGCCGTGCTGTTCGACAAGACCGGCACCCTCACGAAGGGCGCTCCGTCCGTGACCGCCGTCGAGGCTGCGGGCCCCCACACGGAGGACGAGCTGCTCGCGCTCGCCGCCGCCGCCGAGACCGACAGCGAGCACCCGCTCGCCAAGGCCATCGTGCGGGCGGCGACGGAGCGCGATCTCAGTATTCCGACCGCCACGGAGTTCACCTCGAGCCCCGCGCTCGGCGTCACGGCCATGGTCGACGGGCGCACCGTCAGCGTCGGCGGCCCCGGCATGCTCGAGCGTCACGGCGCCGGCGAGCTCGCCGTCGCCGACACCTGGCGCGGGCAGGGCGCGATGATCCTGCACGTGCTCGTCGACGACGAGGTGGTCGGCGCGCTCGCGCTCGCCGACGAGGTGCGGGCCGAATCGCGGCTGGCGGTGGATGCCCTGCATAACCTCGGCATCACCGTCGTCATGATCACCGGCGACGCGGAGGCCGTGGCGCACTCGGTGGCCGCCGAGCTCGGCATCGACCGCGTCTTCGCCGGAGTTCGCCCGCAGGACAAGGCGGCGAAGGTCGCCGAGCTGCAGGCCGAGGGCCTCAGTGTCGCGATGGTCGGCGACGGCGTCAACGACGCCCCGGCGCTCGCCGCGGCCGATGTCGGCATCGCGATCGGCGCCGGCACCGATGTGGCCATCGGCTCGGCCGGGGTGATCCTCGCGAGCGACGACCCGCGCTCGGTGCTCTCGGTTATCGAGCTCTCACGCGCGAGCTACCGCAAGATGCAGCAGAACCTGTGGTGGGCCGCGGGCTACAACCTCATCTCGGTGCCGCTCGCGGCGGGCGTGCTCGCGCCCATCGGCTTCATCCTTCCGATGTCGATCGGGGCGCTGCTCATGTCGGCCTCGACGGTCGTGGTCGCGCTCAACGCGCAGCTGCTGCGCCGGCTCGACCTGAGGCCTGACCGGGTCGGAGACGTCGCCCGCGAGCGATCGTCGAGCTCGACCTAG
- the radA gene encoding DNA repair protein RadA — protein sequence MAKPTANFVCTECGWTTLKWAGRCGECQQWGTVIEKDAPTRHTAPARVAEGRAARPITEIEPRERSHTPTGIAEFDRVLGGGIVPGAAILLSGEPGVGKSTLLLEVAARAAKLGQRVLYVSAEESVAQVRLRAGRTGALTPELYLASETDLATILGQIDEVQPALVIVDSVQTVASSLVDGLAGGVSQVREVAATLIRVAKDRDIPVVLVGHVTKDGTIAGPRLLEHLVDVVCQFEGDRQTALRFVRALKNRFGPTDEVGCFEMTGDGIAEVADPSILFRSGSTTPVSGTCVAIAMEGRRALPVEVQALIVASNAPQPRRVVNGVDSSRVAMLLAVLERRCGMPLSGFDVYVSTVGGIRLTEPAADLAIALAVASARREKALDAHLAAIGEISLAGEIRAVSGAAQRAAEGARLGYTTVVDASALHLREAVRLAFASAHDEKLDVPEF from the coding sequence ATGGCCAAGCCGACCGCGAACTTCGTCTGCACCGAGTGCGGCTGGACGACCCTGAAGTGGGCCGGTCGGTGCGGCGAGTGCCAGCAATGGGGCACCGTCATCGAGAAGGATGCGCCGACGCGGCACACCGCGCCGGCCCGGGTTGCCGAGGGCCGGGCCGCGCGCCCCATCACCGAGATCGAGCCGCGCGAGCGCAGCCACACGCCCACGGGCATCGCCGAGTTCGACCGGGTGCTCGGCGGCGGCATCGTGCCCGGCGCCGCCATCCTGCTGTCGGGCGAGCCCGGGGTCGGCAAGTCGACGCTGCTGCTCGAGGTCGCCGCGCGCGCCGCGAAGCTCGGCCAGCGCGTGCTCTACGTGAGCGCCGAGGAGTCGGTGGCGCAGGTGCGGCTGCGCGCCGGGCGCACGGGCGCCCTGACGCCCGAGCTGTACCTCGCGAGCGAGACCGATCTCGCCACGATCCTCGGCCAGATCGACGAGGTGCAGCCCGCCCTCGTGATCGTCGACTCGGTGCAGACCGTCGCCTCCTCGCTCGTCGACGGCCTCGCGGGCGGGGTCAGCCAAGTGCGGGAGGTCGCGGCGACGCTCATCCGCGTCGCGAAGGACCGCGACATCCCCGTCGTTCTCGTCGGCCACGTGACGAAAGACGGCACGATCGCCGGCCCGCGCCTGCTCGAGCACCTCGTCGACGTCGTGTGCCAGTTCGAGGGCGACCGCCAGACGGCGCTGCGCTTCGTGCGCGCACTCAAGAACCGCTTCGGCCCGACCGACGAGGTCGGCTGCTTCGAGATGACGGGCGACGGCATCGCCGAGGTCGCCGACCCGTCGATCCTCTTCCGCTCGGGGTCGACCACGCCCGTGAGCGGCACGTGCGTCGCCATCGCGATGGAAGGCCGCCGTGCGCTGCCCGTCGAGGTGCAGGCGCTCATCGTCGCCTCGAACGCCCCCCAGCCCCGGCGCGTCGTCAACGGCGTCGACTCGTCGCGCGTCGCCATGCTGCTCGCCGTGCTCGAGCGCCGCTGCGGCATGCCACTCAGCGGGTTCGACGTGTACGTCTCGACTGTGGGCGGCATCCGCCTGACCGAGCCCGCGGCCGACCTCGCGATCGCGCTGGCCGTCGCGAGCGCCCGCCGCGAGAAGGCGCTGGATGCTCACCTCGCCGCCATCGGAGAGATCAGTCTTGCCGGCGAGATCCGCGCGGTGTCGGGCGCCGCGCAGCGCGCCGCGGAAGGCGCGCGCCTCGGCTACACCACGGTGGTCGACGCCTCGGCGCTGCACCTGCGCGAGGCGGTGCGGCTCGCGTTCGCGAGCGCCCACGACGAGAAGCTCGACGTTCCCGAGTTCTGA
- the ppk2 gene encoding polyphosphate kinase 2, whose product MAKKKAGGHPPRVPKKRYEAELTRLQIELVEMQQWVIATGRRVVVIFEGRDAAGKGGAIKRVMEYLNPRHARIVALPQPSERERGQWYFQRYIERLPTAGEIVLMDRSWYNRAGVERVMGYSTDDEYQRFLRQVPVVERLLVDDGILLLKYWFSVSDDVQQNRFAARVDDPLRRWKLSPTDLESIKRWEDYSRAKDAMFAATDIPEAPWWTIESDDKRASRINLISHLLSQIRHERADPEKVAIPDRPPATDYQRPPREQHQHVPDVASALGR is encoded by the coding sequence ATGGCGAAGAAGAAAGCCGGCGGGCATCCCCCGCGCGTGCCCAAGAAGCGTTACGAGGCCGAGCTCACGCGGTTGCAGATCGAACTCGTCGAGATGCAGCAGTGGGTCATCGCGACCGGTCGTCGCGTCGTCGTCATCTTCGAAGGGCGCGACGCCGCCGGCAAGGGCGGCGCGATCAAGCGCGTCATGGAATACCTCAATCCGCGGCACGCGCGCATCGTGGCCCTGCCCCAGCCCTCAGAGCGCGAGCGGGGCCAGTGGTACTTCCAGCGCTACATCGAGCGGCTGCCGACCGCAGGTGAGATCGTGCTGATGGATCGCTCGTGGTACAACCGTGCGGGCGTCGAGCGGGTCATGGGCTACTCGACCGACGACGAGTACCAGCGCTTCCTCCGCCAAGTGCCCGTCGTCGAGCGCTTGCTCGTCGACGACGGCATCCTCCTCCTGAAGTACTGGTTCTCGGTCTCCGACGACGTGCAGCAGAACCGCTTCGCCGCGCGGGTCGACGACCCGCTGCGCCGCTGGAAGCTCTCGCCCACCGATCTCGAGTCGATCAAGCGCTGGGAGGACTACTCGCGCGCGAAAGACGCCATGTTCGCCGCGACCGATATTCCCGAGGCGCCGTGGTGGACCATCGAGAGCGACGACAAGCGGGCATCCCGCATCAATCTCATCAGCCACCTGCTCAGTCAGATCCGCCACGAGCGCGCCGACCCCGAGAAGGTCGCGATCCCGGATCGGCCGCCGGCCACGGACTATCAGCGGCCGCCGCGCGAGCAGCACCAGCACGTACCCGACGTCGCGAGCGCTCTCGGTCGTTGA
- a CDS encoding cupin domain-containing protein, whose protein sequence is MIDKTTIAAELATVTEHWTPRVIGQVNDQYVKVAKLLGEFVWHAHENEDELFWVISGRLRIQLEGHDEVVLEPGQFFVVPRGVRHNPIADEEVELVLIETVTTAHTGDVVVDRTVPIERQLPSG, encoded by the coding sequence GTGATCGACAAGACGACGATCGCCGCCGAGCTCGCGACGGTCACTGAGCACTGGACCCCGCGCGTGATCGGCCAGGTGAACGACCAGTACGTGAAGGTCGCGAAGCTGCTGGGCGAGTTCGTCTGGCACGCGCACGAGAACGAGGACGAGCTGTTCTGGGTCATCTCGGGCCGGCTGCGCATCCAGCTCGAGGGTCACGACGAGGTCGTGCTCGAACCCGGTCAGTTCTTCGTCGTGCCGCGCGGTGTGCGGCACAACCCGATCGCCGACGAGGAGGTCGAGCTCGTGCTCATCGAGACCGTGACGACCGCCCACACGGGCGATGTGGTCGTCGACCGCACTGTGCCGATCGAGCGGCAGCTGCCGAGCGGTTGA
- a CDS encoding amino-acid N-acetyltransferase: MTSTGFSVRRARTSDVRAIKQLVEPLVRQRILLGKELVVFFESLQEFRVAVDDATGEVIGCGAVHVIWEDLGEIRTLAASDAWRGRGVGHALLASLEDDARDLGLQRLFCLTFEVDFFARHGFAPIDEQLLVDPEVYAELVRSPDEGVAEFLDLSRVKPNTLGNTRMLKVL; this comes from the coding sequence GTGACATCGACCGGGTTCAGCGTGCGGCGCGCGCGCACGAGCGACGTGCGCGCCATCAAGCAGCTCGTCGAGCCTCTCGTGCGGCAGCGGATCCTGCTCGGCAAAGAGCTCGTCGTGTTCTTCGAGTCGCTGCAGGAGTTTCGCGTCGCCGTCGATGATGCGACGGGCGAGGTCATCGGGTGCGGTGCTGTGCACGTCATCTGGGAAGACCTGGGCGAGATCCGCACGCTCGCGGCGAGCGATGCGTGGCGCGGGCGCGGTGTGGGCCACGCACTCCTGGCGAGCCTCGAGGACGACGCGCGCGACCTCGGCCTGCAGCGGCTGTTCTGCCTGACGTTCGAGGTCGACTTCTTCGCTCGCCACGGCTTCGCGCCCATCGACGAACAGCTGCTCGTCGACCCGGAGGTCTACGCCGAGCTCGTGCGCTCGCCCGACGAAGGTGTCGCCGAGTTCCTCGACCTCTCGCGCGTGAAGCCGAACACGCTCGGCAACACGCGCATGCTCAAGGTTCTGTAG
- a CDS encoding ATP-dependent Clp protease ATP-binding subunit codes for MFERFTDRARRVVVLAQEEAKMLNHNYIGTEHILLGLIHEGEGVAAKALESLNISLDAVREQVQDIIGQGQQQPTGHIPFTPRAKKVLELSLREALQLGHNYIGTEHILLGLIREGEGVAAQVLVKLGADLNRVRQQVIQLLSGYQGKEAVAVGGDSPSPDKGSQVLDQFGRNLTAAAREGKLDPVIGREKEAERVMQILSRRSKNNPVLIGEPGVGKTAVVEGLAQAIVKGEVPETLKDKQLYSLDLGSLIAGSRYRGDFEERLKKVTKEIRTRGDIIVFIDEIHTLVGAGAAEGAIDAASILKPLLARGELQTIGATTLDEYRKHFEKDAALERRFQPVQVNEPSLPHAINILKGLRDKYEAFHKVSITDGAIVAAVNLADRYVQDRFLPDKAIDLIDEAGARLRLSILSAPPELREFDEKIAGVRTEKELAIENQDFEKAASLRDDEKKLLGERLRLEKQWRAGEVAASGTVDEGVIAEVLAQATGIPVFKLTEEESSRLIFMEKALHQRVIGQEEAISVLAKTIRRTRAGLKDPKRPSGSFIFAGPTGVGKTELAKALAEFLFDDEGALIALDMSEYGEKHTVSRLFGAPPGFVGFEEGGQLTEKVRRKPFSVVLFDEIEKAHPDIFNSLLQVLEEGRLTDGQGRVVDFKNTVIIMTTNLGTKDITGGPVGFTLEGNAAASYSAMRAKVVEELKKHFKPEFLNRVDETIVFPQLNQDELLQIVDLFVKRLRERLLDRDMTIEVSDAAKAQLIKVGWDPTMGARPLRRAVQHEIEDALSERILHGDLNAGDHVAVDYVDGAFTFATTRKELAAVEAGATASASIGADELPPVE; via the coding sequence ATGTTCGAACGGTTCACTGACCGGGCCCGTCGTGTGGTGGTGCTGGCGCAAGAAGAAGCCAAGATGCTCAACCACAACTACATCGGTACCGAGCACATCCTCCTCGGCCTGATCCACGAGGGCGAAGGCGTCGCCGCGAAGGCGCTCGAGTCGCTCAACATCTCGCTCGACGCCGTGCGCGAGCAGGTGCAAGACATCATCGGCCAGGGGCAGCAGCAGCCGACCGGGCACATCCCGTTCACGCCGCGCGCCAAGAAGGTGCTCGAGCTCTCGCTTCGTGAAGCCCTGCAGCTCGGCCACAACTACATCGGTACCGAGCACATTCTGCTCGGACTCATTCGCGAGGGCGAGGGTGTCGCCGCGCAGGTGCTCGTCAAGCTCGGCGCCGACCTCAACCGCGTGCGCCAGCAGGTCATCCAGCTGCTCTCGGGCTACCAGGGCAAAGAGGCCGTCGCTGTCGGTGGCGACAGCCCCAGCCCCGACAAGGGCTCGCAGGTGCTCGACCAGTTCGGCCGCAACCTCACCGCGGCCGCGCGCGAAGGCAAGCTCGACCCCGTCATCGGGCGCGAGAAGGAGGCCGAGCGGGTCATGCAGATTCTCTCGCGCCGCTCGAAGAACAACCCCGTGCTGATCGGCGAGCCCGGCGTCGGCAAGACCGCCGTCGTCGAGGGCCTCGCCCAGGCCATCGTCAAGGGCGAGGTGCCCGAGACGCTGAAGGACAAGCAGCTGTACTCGCTCGACCTCGGTTCGCTCATCGCCGGCAGCCGCTACCGCGGTGACTTCGAGGAGCGCCTGAAGAAGGTCACGAAGGAGATCCGCACGCGCGGCGACATCATCGTCTTCATCGACGAGATCCACACCCTCGTCGGTGCGGGTGCCGCCGAGGGCGCGATCGATGCGGCGAGCATCCTGAAGCCGCTGCTGGCCCGCGGCGAGCTGCAGACCATCGGAGCGACCACGCTCGACGAGTACCGCAAGCACTTCGAGAAGGATGCTGCGCTCGAGCGCCGCTTCCAGCCCGTGCAGGTCAACGAGCCCTCGCTGCCGCACGCAATCAACATCCTCAAGGGGCTTCGCGACAAGTACGAGGCGTTCCACAAGGTCTCGATCACCGATGGCGCGATCGTCGCCGCGGTGAACCTGGCCGACCGCTACGTGCAAGACCGCTTCCTGCCCGACAAGGCGATCGACCTGATCGACGAGGCCGGCGCCCGCCTGCGTCTCTCGATCCTGTCGGCGCCGCCCGAGCTGCGGGAGTTCGACGAGAAGATCGCCGGCGTGCGCACCGAGAAGGAACTGGCGATCGAGAACCAGGACTTCGAGAAGGCCGCTTCGCTTCGGGACGACGAGAAGAAGCTGCTCGGTGAGCGGCTGCGTCTCGAGAAGCAGTGGCGCGCCGGTGAGGTCGCCGCGAGCGGCACCGTCGACGAGGGCGTCATCGCCGAGGTGCTCGCCCAGGCCACGGGCATCCCCGTCTTCAAGCTGACGGAGGAGGAGTCGAGCCGCCTCATCTTCATGGAGAAGGCCCTGCACCAGCGGGTCATCGGCCAGGAAGAGGCGATCTCGGTGCTCGCCAAGACGATCCGCCGCACACGCGCGGGCCTGAAAGACCCGAAGCGCCCGAGCGGCTCGTTCATCTTCGCCGGTCCCACGGGTGTCGGAAAGACCGAGCTCGCCAAGGCGCTCGCCGAGTTCCTGTTCGACGACGAGGGCGCGCTCATCGCGCTCGACATGTCGGAGTACGGCGAGAAGCACACCGTCTCGCGTCTCTTCGGTGCCCCTCCCGGGTTCGTCGGATTCGAGGAGGGCGGCCAGCTCACCGAGAAGGTGCGCCGCAAGCCGTTCAGCGTCGTGCTCTTCGACGAGATCGAGAAGGCGCACCCTGACATCTTCAACTCGCTGCTGCAGGTGCTCGAAGAGGGTCGCCTGACCGATGGTCAGGGCCGCGTCGTCGACTTCAAGAACACGGTCATCATCATGACGACCAACCTCGGCACGAAAGACATCACGGGTGGTCCGGTGGGCTTCACGCTCGAGGGCAACGCCGCGGCGTCGTACTCGGCCATGCGCGCGAAGGTCGTCGAAGAGCTCAAGAAGCACTTCAAGCCCGAGTTCCTCAACCGCGTCGACGAGACGATCGTCTTCCCGCAGCTGAACCAGGACGAGCTGCTGCAGATCGTCGACCTCTTCGTGAAGCGCCTGCGCGAGCGCCTGCTCGACCGCGACATGACGATCGAGGTGAGCGACGCCGCCAAGGCTCAGCTGATCAAGGTCGGCTGGGATCCGACGATGGGTGCCCGCCCGCTCCGGCGCGCGGTGCAGCACGAGATCGAAGACGCGCTGAGCGAGCGAATCCTGCACGGCGACCTCAACGCGGGCGACCACGTCGCGGTCGACTACGTCGACGGGGCCTTCACCTTCGCCACCACGCGCAAGGAGCTCGCGGCGGTCGAGGCCGGGGCGACCGCCTCGGCGTCGATCGGAGCGGACGAGCTGCCGCCCGTCGAGTAG
- a CDS encoding SseB family protein, producing the protein MPKKKPAKRPGSSQPRRTASGHLAPLPPSLLPPEQRLDAALERQDAAAVAFALRNDRVIVPLLITEGPAQVRVFRRGESDKYMLLLFSSPQTYIAMVPDEPEHRVLPYDGATLREFLEQNIGVLEAVWFDVAGPHAMQAEPQDVLDALRLAAE; encoded by the coding sequence ATGCCCAAGAAGAAGCCCGCGAAACGCCCCGGCTCCTCGCAGCCGCGCCGCACCGCCTCCGGTCACCTGGCCCCGCTCCCGCCCTCGCTGCTCCCGCCCGAGCAGCGACTGGATGCCGCCCTCGAACGTCAAGACGCCGCCGCCGTGGCGTTCGCCTTGCGCAACGACCGCGTCATCGTCCCGTTGCTCATCACCGAGGGCCCGGCACAGGTGCGGGTGTTCCGCCGCGGCGAGTCCGACAAGTACATGCTGCTGCTCTTCTCGAGCCCGCAGACCTACATCGCGATGGTGCCCGACGAGCCCGAGCACCGGGTGCTGCCGTACGACGGCGCGACGCTGCGCGAATTCCTCGAGCAGAACATCGGCGTGCTCGAGGCCGTCTGGTTCGACGTCGCGGGCCCGCACGCGATGCAGGCCGAGCCGCAGGACGTGCTCGACGCGCTGCGTCTTGCCGCCGAGTAG
- a CDS encoding DUF4232 domain-containing protein encodes MSTIRNPVGPLPPEIYWRRRIVVGIVALAVILIIVLIIVRPGTGAPAEQPTPEPTTSETAAAGDPLTAGDVTACTPEQVTVTPVTDAASYPSGEQPLLSLTLLNTGTAPCTMQAGSDVQSYVITSGSDRIWASADCQQPGVPAEVTLEPGEPLSSSPFAWSRTRSSADDCDAERDPVVAGGATYRLSVSVGEFEGDGDRPFILN; translated from the coding sequence ATGTCGACGATCCGCAACCCTGTCGGGCCGCTGCCGCCAGAGATCTACTGGCGCCGCCGCATCGTCGTGGGCATCGTCGCGCTCGCGGTCATCCTGATCATCGTGCTCATCATCGTGCGGCCCGGCACCGGCGCGCCCGCCGAGCAGCCGACCCCCGAGCCGACGACGAGCGAGACCGCAGCGGCGGGCGACCCGCTCACCGCCGGCGATGTCACCGCGTGCACGCCCGAGCAGGTCACCGTGACGCCGGTCACCGACGCGGCCTCGTACCCCTCGGGCGAGCAGCCCCTGCTGTCGCTGACGCTGCTCAACACGGGCACCGCGCCGTGCACCATGCAGGCGGGCAGCGACGTGCAGTCGTACGTCATCACCTCGGGCAGCGACCGCATCTGGGCCTCGGCCGACTGCCAGCAGCCGGGTGTGCCGGCCGAGGTGACCCTCGAGCCCGGTGAGCCGCTGTCGAGCTCGCCCTTCGCGTGGAGCCGCACGCGCTCGAGCGCCGACGACTGCGACGCCGAGCGCGACCCCGTCGTGGCGGGCGGCGCGACCTACCGGCTGAGCGTGAGCGTCGGCGAGTTCGAGGGCGACGGCGACCGCCCCTTCATCCTCAACTAG
- a CDS encoding TerC family protein, whose protein sequence is MGVTPLIWIITIAVTVAFFIWEFYAHVRTPHEPSIAEAAKWSVFYITLALIFGVGVGMVSGWQFGGEYFAGYLTEKALSVDNVFVFLLIMTAFAVPKMYQQKVLLIGIAIALVMRGIFIAVGATLISNFSWVFYIFGALLLVLAYRQAFASHDTDPQNIGIVKFARRHLPFVDQYHGDKLSVKIDGKRFFTPMLLVIVAIGFVDLIFAVDSIPAIYGLTEEAYIVFTANAFALMGLRQLYFLIGGLLERLIYLAQGLAVILAFIGLKLISHALKINELPFINGGEPVKWIPEIPIWFSLGFIATTIIVATVLSLLKTRKTAKATPEVTEEKTEEVAS, encoded by the coding sequence ATGGGCGTCACGCCCCTCATCTGGATCATCACCATCGCGGTGACGGTCGCGTTCTTCATCTGGGAGTTCTACGCACATGTGCGTACCCCACACGAGCCCTCGATCGCCGAAGCGGCCAAGTGGTCGGTGTTCTACATCACGCTTGCCCTGATCTTCGGTGTGGGCGTCGGCATGGTGTCGGGGTGGCAGTTCGGCGGTGAGTACTTCGCCGGATACCTGACCGAGAAAGCGCTGTCGGTCGACAACGTCTTCGTCTTTCTGCTCATCATGACCGCTTTCGCGGTGCCCAAGATGTATCAGCAGAAGGTGCTCCTGATCGGCATCGCGATCGCTCTCGTGATGCGCGGCATCTTTATTGCCGTCGGCGCGACGCTCATCTCCAACTTCTCGTGGGTCTTCTACATCTTTGGTGCCCTGCTGCTCGTACTCGCGTACCGCCAGGCATTCGCCTCACACGACACTGACCCGCAGAACATCGGCATCGTCAAGTTCGCCCGCAGGCACCTGCCGTTCGTTGATCAGTATCACGGTGACAAGCTCTCGGTGAAGATCGACGGCAAGCGGTTCTTCACTCCCATGCTGCTCGTGATCGTGGCCATCGGCTTCGTCGACCTGATCTTCGCCGTCGACTCGATTCCGGCCATTTATGGCCTGACCGAAGAGGCCTACATCGTGTTCACCGCCAACGCCTTCGCGCTCATGGGTCTGCGCCAGCTCTACTTCTTGATCGGCGGACTGCTCGAACGACTCATCTACCTCGCTCAGGGTCTCGCCGTCATTCTCGCGTTCATCGGCCTCAAGCTCATCTCGCACGCCCTCAAGATCAATGAGCTGCCCTTCATCAACGGCGGCGAGCCGGTGAAGTGGATCCCCGAGATCCCCATCTGGTTCTCACTCGGGTTCATTGCGACGACCATCATCGTGGCGACCGTGCTGAGCCTTCTCAAGACGCGCAAGACGGCGAAGGCGACGCCAGAGGTGACCGAGGAGAAGACCGAGGAGGTCGCGAGCTAG
- a CDS encoding SGNH/GDSL hydrolase family protein, protein MTWSLRTPFTNARRRAWARRARQPGELLYVAIGDSAAQGVGARRIDASYVGLLAARLQRLTGRTVRVVNLSRYGARLDDALERQLPQLAQLEPDLVTVAIGANDMVAHDAERFVDEFERLLAALPPHAIVADLPCFHFGDRERDAVHASRAIADLVRARGLAFAPLHRVTERRRGWGSWPEFAWDQFHPSAIGYRVWESAFAGALAKRVRALPSAS, encoded by the coding sequence ATGACCTGGTCGTTGCGCACGCCGTTCACGAACGCGCGGCGTCGGGCATGGGCGCGACGCGCCCGGCAGCCGGGCGAGCTGCTCTACGTGGCGATCGGCGACTCGGCGGCGCAGGGTGTGGGCGCGCGCCGCATCGACGCGAGCTACGTCGGCCTGCTCGCCGCGCGGCTGCAGCGGCTCACGGGCCGCACGGTGCGCGTCGTCAACCTGTCGCGCTACGGCGCCCGACTCGACGACGCCCTCGAACGGCAGCTGCCGCAGCTCGCGCAGCTCGAACCCGACCTCGTGACCGTCGCGATCGGGGCCAACGACATGGTCGCGCACGACGCCGAGCGCTTCGTCGACGAGTTCGAGCGGTTGCTGGCCGCGCTGCCGCCGCACGCGATCGTCGCCGACCTGCCGTGCTTCCACTTCGGTGACCGTGAACGGGATGCGGTGCACGCCTCGCGCGCGATCGCCGACCTCGTGCGGGCCCGCGGTCTGGCCTTCGCGCCCCTGCACCGCGTCACCGAAAGGCGGCGCGGCTGGGGGTCGTGGCCGGAGTTCGCGTGGGACCAGTTCCACCCCTCGGCGATCGGCTACCGGGTGTGGGAGTCGGCGTTCGCTGGCGCACTCGCGAAGCGAGTGCGCGCCTTGCCTTCAGCGAGTTGA